The Sphingomonas sp. NBWT7 nucleotide sequence TAGGCCGCGAAGGCGCGATCGTAGTGGCCTGCGCCTTGTCCCAATCGGGAGAGGCGGCCATCGAAGGCGACGAGCGGTGTAAGAATGATATCGGGGGCAACGGGTGCCGCGCTGTCGGCCGGTTGGGAAAGCCCGAAGGGGCCGACACTGAGCGCCCGCCCGATCTGCCATGAGAGGAAGCGCAGCGGCGTCGCCCTGTCCACCACATACGGTAGCGCGAGCGCGCAGCCAGCGGCCCAAGCCGCTTCGTGCAGCGGCGCAGGATCGGCTTCACCGCCGATCGGCCTGTAGCTCGCCACCGTCAATTCCGGCGCGAGCAACGCGCGAAAGATCGCCGGAACTTGGAGGGTGGGGCGCTCGTCGCCCAGGGCGGCGCGTGCCGCGCGGGCCGCCCGTCTGATTGCCTGCTTGTCGATCACGTTCGGCTCAGCGGAAGAGGGTGACGGGACC carries:
- a CDS encoding 5-formyltetrahydrofolate cyclo-ligase produces the protein MIDKQAIRRAARAARAALGDERPTLQVPAIFRALLAPELTVASYRPIGGEADPAPLHEAAWAAGCALALPYVVDRATPLRFLSWQIGRALSVGPFGLSQPADSAAPVAPDIILTPLVAFDGRLSRLGQGAGHYDRAFAAYPNARRIGIAFAVQQVDYIPTDPWDVPLHAIITENDWIEA